The Falco biarmicus isolate bFalBia1 chromosome 14, bFalBia1.pri, whole genome shotgun sequence DNA segment AGGGGGCTAGTGATGGGAGAGGGCTCTGAGTGGGGGGTACGCAGGGGGCTAGTGATGGGAGAGGGCTCTGGGTGGGGGTCCCGGCTGATGTGCTGTGGGTGTGAGCGGTCAGGCTGGATCCCGTGCGTGTCTGAGGCTCCGAGCCTGCCCCGTCCCCGCCCGGAGCACAGCCGTGCTCTGCCCCCGGCCGTCTGCATCACCCTCACCATGGCAGCCGGCTGGcgcggaggggctgggggaacGTGGGCACGGAAGGCCCCGTCACCGCCACGGGGGCTGCCCGCCGGAGGACGGGGGTGGCCGCGCCTGTGCCAGTGCGGCGGGGGGCCGGCGGGGTACCCCCCTCCCGGGGATGCGGCGGTGTGCGCCGTACGGGGGCCGCTTGGCTCGGTGcgccctgcccggggccgcCGCTGTGTGGtgcccgtgccccccccccccccccttcccggGGCCGCCGATTccccccgcccggggccgcgggcCATGTGCCCCCCCGCCGGCTGCCGCGGCGGCCCCGTCCCCCTGCAGTGGCCACGCCCCCCTCCCTCAGCCAATGGGCGAGCGGGacgcggcggcgcggggcgcccCCGCCCAcgtgcccgccccgcccctATATAAGGCGGCCATCTCAGCCGCCCGCAGCGCCGCCTCCCGCCTCCCGCCTCGCCTCGCCGGCCCGGCCTCGCCTCGCGTCGCCCGCCGCCTCCCGACCATGACCGATGCGGCCGTGTCCTTCGCCAAGGATTTCCTCGCCGGCGGGGTGGCGGCCGCCATCTCCAAGACCGCCGTCGCCCCCATCGAGCGGgtcaagctgctgctgcaggtgagcgccgggggctggggccgcCCCAAGGTCGCtgcaaggagggagggagggagggaggggagaggaggggggggcGCGCCGGGGGGTCGCGGGGATGCGGCGCTGACCGTGGCATCCCGGTGACATCCCGGCCCCCACAGGTGCAGCACGCCAGCAAGCAGATCGCCGCCGACAAGCAGTACAAGGGCATCATCGACTGCGTGGTGCGCATCCCCCGGGAGCAGGGCGTCCTCTCCTTCTGGCGCGGCAACCTGGCCAATGTGATCCGGTACTTCCCCACCCAGGCCCTCAACTTCGCCTTCAAGGATAAGTACAAACAGATCTTCCTGGGCGGCGTGGACAAGCGCACCCAGTTCTGGCGGTACTTTGCCGGGAACCTGGCGTCCGGGGGTGCCGCCGGCGCTACCTCCCTGTGCTTCGTCTACCCCCTTGACTTTGCCCGAACCCGCCTGGCAGCAGACGTGGGCAAAGCCGGGGCTGACCGGGAGTTCAGCGGGCTCGGTGACTGCCTGGTCAAAATCTTCCGGTCGGATGGCCTCCGGGGCCTGTACCAGGGCTTCAGCGTCTCTGTCCAGGGCATCATCATCTACAGAGCCGCCTACTTCGGCATCTACGACACCGCCAAGGGTAGGTTGACCATAAAGGCACGAAAAGGGAGATGCTGGCCTGTGGCAGGCCTGTGGTGCATTTCAGCAGATGCTGGCGGCTCACCTGCCATTCTCCTCAAAACCTCTCTCCTGCAGGCATGCTTCCGGACCCAAAGAACACCCACATCGTGGTCAGCTGGATGATCGCTCAGACCGTCACCGCTGTTGCCGGTTTGACCTCCTACCCTTTCGATACAGTTCGTCGTCGCATGATGATGCAGTCTGGCCGTAAGGGAAGTAAGTGCCTGCCTCCTTGTGTGGGAAGTATTGAATCAACCAACTGAATCAACAGTTGGTGGGGGAGGTAGGGTGAAGGCAGAGTGGCTGGGCTTTCACCAAGACGTGTAGATATCCTCGCCTCTTGCAAGCGGCTGGGTGCGAGAGGGGCTGCAGAAGTGGATGTCAGGTGGGGGGACACGGACTGGTCAGTCTCCACAGCACACCTGTAAGGTGGCGTGCACGAGTCAGATACTTGTCAGTAGGTAGGAACAGCAGAACTTGCCCAAGGATGTTGCAAACTTGTGTCTCTGGGCCAAGAGGAGATGTCCCTGGTAGCAGGCACGGCCTGGCTGACTGCGCAATAGCTTTTGGGTCTGGAAGTGTTGGTGTCAAAGCAAACAGTAGCTGCCTTCTGCTCTAACCAGTCCTTCCAGTGTCTCCTGGGggtggtgcagcagcagcatatcTCATGGGCAGTCTTGTGCTCTGATGCACTAGTACTAGGGAAAGTCACTCAAGAAATGGGATGCACTTAAAGTCACGAGGCTGGCAGGTACATTAGGCCATTTCTAACCTGGGTGGTAGGTGTCACGGGCATCTGATTCCTAACGCTGGCGTCTCCTGCAGGTGACATAATGTACACTGGCACTATTGATTGCTGGCGGAAGATTGCCCGCGACGAGGGCTCCAAGGCGTTTTTCAAAGGTGCATGGTCAAATGTACTCAGAGGAATGGGTGGTGCTTTTGTCTTAGTCCTGTACGATGAGATCAAGAAGTACACATAAGCTGTTTCCTGTTGTGAACTGGCATGTCGTTATGTGTAGTCTATGACCGTTCATGGACTTGTTTGAAAACCATCTAGTTACTAAACAGCGATGGCTGATGTTTATACAGGTTGGCATGGGGCAGAGGTGactgcctgccctgcctttATCAAGTTATTCCCCCTGATGGGACTCTCTGGTTTCTATTTCAGTCACTCCTGCTTAAAGagtacaaagaaataaaaatctgaaaccaGCTTTCTTCATCTCATGTTTGttcttgcagcagctgcagcatgagAGGGTTGGGGGTCTCTGCCCTGAATGtagagaaggaggaagatgagCCACCTCCATCCTGCAAGCCTTGCTACCTTGGCCTCCGGCAGGTAAACAcagagcaggctgctgaggAGGCTGTGCAGTGTTTCCTTGCCAGTGGTTGTGAGCTGGAATGGTGGCTGGCAGCCCTGAAGGACTCACCGGGCTGATCTCCCCTGAGACCCTGGTAACCAGAGATGATGCGCTGGCTGTGTGCCACCAGTCCTGCCTCTGGCCTGTCTGCTCCCCGGAGCTGATGAAACCTGGTTTTCAAAGTGCCAATTGCCTAAACCTTCTGGAAAGCAGAGCCTTGCCCATGGCACTGAATGCCTGGGAGGCTGGAGAAATGTCTACGGGATATTTGCTGCTGTCtggtggagcagagctggcGTCGCATACTCTGGCTTAGAAACTGAGCTACCTGCTGAGGCATGTTAAAACCCAGCCAGAGAACGTAAGTGCAGGTAATTGCTGCTCTTCTGTAGGAACCCTGGCTATCCTTGCCCTCGTGTGAGGTGGCGCGCTGTCGGGATGTAGTAGCTGAGCAGAGACAAACggctgctgtgccagggctgtgcttgcCAGGCAGGGAGTCGCATCCCCAGGCT contains these protein-coding regions:
- the SLC25A5 gene encoding ADP/ATP translocase 2, which gives rise to MTDAAVSFAKDFLAGGVAAAISKTAVAPIERVKLLLQVQHASKQIAADKQYKGIIDCVVRIPREQGVLSFWRGNLANVIRYFPTQALNFAFKDKYKQIFLGGVDKRTQFWRYFAGNLASGGAAGATSLCFVYPLDFARTRLAADVGKAGADREFSGLGDCLVKIFRSDGLRGLYQGFSVSVQGIIIYRAAYFGIYDTAKGMLPDPKNTHIVVSWMIAQTVTAVAGLTSYPFDTVRRRMMMQSGRKGSDIMYTGTIDCWRKIARDEGSKAFFKGAWSNVLRGMGGAFVLVLYDEIKKYT